The Festucalex cinctus isolate MCC-2025b chromosome 6, RoL_Fcin_1.0, whole genome shotgun sequence genomic sequence agatgtgtgtgccaagtttcatgagtttctgtgcatgtttagaccctcaaaactggcgttgttttcttggcgaacagcgcttagccacacccacagcaattcgcgaaaactcacaaactttgtgttgtgacatcatgaaggccgaaaccctcatctgagcaaatatgaggtaggtccagttaacgtgtttggagaaaaacgtagaagaaaattcgtaataaaaaaaattgccactaggtggcgctatcagttagatgaaatataagtcagtagatgtctttagggctggactctcatcaaatgtgtgaaattttgagaagataggatcatctcggtcaagttaatgcagcttttattttcacgaaaaatcttcagactttgcgtcaccgtagcggccacgccctttggcgaaaagttacaatattcggtgtggggcatgatcaacatcttaagccttttctgaccaattttcaaatggatcccttcaacaagctcagcacagtagctaaaaacgtaaagtatgacatttattgtaaccactaggtggcgctatatgtataactgaattttatcatatagatgttttcaggccgtgactattacgttgcctgagaagtttgagattttttggagcttgaacatgggagttattaagcatttgctctttctggacaaatgaaattttaaaggcaatatttgatgccccgcccccgtcatatagtatttcaaaaaggcaagatgttttgcccagtttttctctcaggtcttgagatgataaatgccaagtttgaagtcaattggatgaaaaatgtttgcaaagggggaaaaagcatgaccacagtgaatgtgccaaaataggccaaaattggacataaaaaaattcatagctcacttcctgtacattttagctacatggtcccaatagacttttttgtgcgtctcggggtgctacacgtgcctgccaatttttgttgctctagctcaaacgtgccgggcttggtttttatttttctacgctagggggcgctatcgagtcgcattgttatgacgacttaataatatcaaatttttcgccgggcctgaggagtgtgcaaagttcggtgagttttcgtgaatgtttaggtacccaaaatcgcgatcgtttgcggagaataaagaagaagaagaataataataataataataataataataataataatttttacaaaaacaatagggacctcgcagcggtcgctgctcgggccctaataataatttttacaaaaacaatagggacctcgcagcggtcgctgctcgggccctaataatccgatcgaaaaacaatagggacctcgcagcggtagctgctcgggccctaataattgtgctcctttaagaacattcaaattcaattataaatgccatttttttcttcttaatcaaatacaaatctcagctatttatttattttaaataacttacCACTAATAATATGTTTGCCTTtcaaaccattttaataatatttttcccttcaatgcctattttacttatcaggttctggtgagggagaatttgttaaatttcacactcaatcacagcaggagctaaaatggaattcaattaggaaaacaCTCCTCCGTGTAACcaatcttttatacaaactttagcactatatttaaaacaacattgtaaaggctctttcttacaattttatgttgttctctaatctggatctgcatgagtcacaccaaataTATTAGTAAATGCAAACACCACAGTAATAAActtttagaacatttaactcctagtattttcaaattcagtcaaaGAGGTTTAAATTACTACCTGTCTTACTCTGTTAGAAAGTCATGaaataatggcatttccatatAGAAGCTTCTGTTATCAGAGTGATATCAAGGCCTTCCCCAAttggcaatttgacaaatggtgcctctacacactttacaataaagtcatagctgaaaaccatcattacttacttaattaAAAGTTTCAGATTTCTTTAAACTAGTATTTAGCAGACCAGAtttgcattatttatcaaataatctATATCATTTGCCTTAACTTTATACACTCATTAGAGGGTTCATTACCATAATTTAAACATACTCTTCTAACCAAAGTCTGTAATCAAGAATTGTTCTGCCTCTTTACATATAGGAATTTTCCACTTCAATCATAAATCTTTCACAGCAAGGAGAGACTTGCTAAATcgttgttcacagaaagtggaGTAGGGTCACGCTCTCTGAGGGGTCAGACTGCACCTCCCCACTTCATGTCTTGTGCCAAATGTTTCTAGTTTAATTAATCAGCCTTATTGTCATTTGTCTTCTGTGTAAACCTTTATTCGTACATTTTCATAGGCACAGTATAGTTTTACTTTAAAAGTGACTtttctgtggcctgttagctagCCTCTCTTTTGGagcgcttttattttattttattttattttacagcttTTGCTTTTCCCTCAGAATGAGGTGTTTTATGTCCATAAATACCTTAGAGGTCCATTCTTATCTCTGCGCCTGAGTCCTAATTTTACCACTCCCTGTCAATCTTTAACTTATCTGGAaatctatccatttttatttaattttatcaacATTCAAACATACAACCAACTATCAGAGCTTCACATCCACCTAATGTAGTGAGGTAGCATAATATTAggtataaaaatgtgtttattgctTAACATTAAATCATTCCTCCACTACATTTCAAATATAGTGATATTTGAAATCTGACCCATTATCTGTACCACTTAGTTATTAATCCaataataaccaaaaatcttCTCAAATGCCAGTCATCAATGTAACACTTAATGCCATCAATAATCAAattcaaaagtacatttttcatatcttAAAGTTGTGTGATTTAACTACACCTCATACTGACTCAAAGTAATACTGTGTATCATATACATCCAAAAACCATAACAATGGAAAATTATGTTAAGATCTCTTATAGCCCTTAAGAACTACATTTAGTTATTAAATTCTATGTTATAAACCTTCTTCTTCctaaagttattattattattttaaagaatcattcacctaaataatcatcataactacacattttgcctgtcatctgatcacaatttttaattgtcatttaaACCTAGAATAGAAATTGTATAATTGTGTAATCAATCACTTACATTGCTTCCTTTCACTGTCAATTTTCCATGAAAATCATATTAGTTCATTTATATGACTAACACAGCAGTCCTTTAccggttatctttttttttttctaactcctctaatcattttaaactatctattttgtacttttgagggtaatttcttaactcagtgtcctctaacattacacttcctacctgtcttatcatcatctacaccaccacaacttgttctaaacacttcacaaatcgcactttaaaatcatccactaattcatcttctctttgtccagttgttctaattcgaccataatcaattctactttcacgtttctctcttacttttatcatttcccatgctcaaaacaatccaacaaaaaggattttttttcctgtcacaaGTTCAACAACTTGTCATCAGTCACCTACTTCactcactctcaaacaattagctttaccatccaaaaacaaaaatacacaattttcacctgaggaccgggtgatgacctcttctgggaccactttttggtccgcgcacctcatatttgttactgaccaaaatttctcaatttcaccgttttaacatagttatgttagacacTATCTAATCTATcccttatacacaatttaaacccttttaagccgtcgtctttagacaatatgacacacagacacacacaagagctcacagagacaaacacagtgagaagccacacacacatacacttttacagacaatacacttatgcctcgatatcattaggctgttaaagctccaactttccttttcatttcattccttATTTCATATAGTAAgtggattaccattattattgttattatttttactattgtaaattaagctggccagaaaaagtatatcttgtaatccacatatttaaatgctatattttagatggatctaatttttctatgaacatccaatccttactggatagATCATCTTATAGCtcacttttactgtttattttcccccattttatataGAATTTGGTGCAGTCCGCGAACCTAGAGTTTCCTAAGGACTGATATGTTTGAATAACAGGGTGACAAAAAATTTCTCAAtgtggtaattctcaagcttctacccaacagggcggagaattcttgcctttgcttccacaatgagttgtcacttacaatcctgtttatttaaaatgaagCAAGTATCAAGTGACACTacacttccattcacttcacacactcacacaaggctttttcaatattttttttttccagcatttcacggaatttaagtacgtacacgactccgccatcgtctctttacacggacgttactgggctccgttccctttacttgccattgactagtattcacaaggtttttcctcccacacagtaccttcgtgcaggctgcgacagtaccttcgcgcagattttacgtcgacattcattcacactttcccccggaaAGTAAACTTTTTCTCACCCAGATGTCTTCTCTCCATCGGAAAGCCGTCAGCCTGTAGATCCCAGCTGGCGGGCACAATTTCCAGTCCTCAAAAAAGGATCTTAGGCTCATTCTAGGGAGCCTGTGCCATGGCCATGGTCTTTCTGGAGTCCACCACACCCGCTGGAATCCTTAGGCATCTTGGCATCCGTCTCAAAGGACCAAGTAAAtgtcaggtttaaacaccatctatgacatttttaaactgcacaaatgtggagacagacattaaaatgagaaaacaagacctttacttgtacaaggagagatgagcaagagatgtgtgctggtcacaatcctctggcccactctgacacacattcacatttcttgtcttttcatggcgttcgctaacaaatggtcacaaaaggAGGCGGAGAAATAACAGCTTTGtggcatcacaaatacaatagtCATTAACACAGAAGACATCCTTTGATCACTAATCCTTAAATGCTGTCTCCTGTCCTGGTgtgaagttcttcattcccgcatTCCAGACGTCCTTAGGTTGAATACACATACAGCAACCCAAACTGATAGTGAAGTACTGAGtatatgctttaaaattaactctatgcaataaaagagaaaatatggaataatatatacataataatcctAACATTTTGCTTTAGCGATAACGTGACAGGCACTTACATTTTTTACTTCCTGAAGGAATGTCCTTCTTGAAAAACTTGACGACTTGTTGTTCAACTGAATGCAGTTCACTTCTTGGCGCATCTTCTCCAACTTTGTTGCCTGCTGTGATCAGAGCATAGCTACGGTGGGTTGTCTAATGGCCGGACATCACCAAGTCATCCATTCTTGTCTATTGTTCCAAGTCATCCACTCTTCTTTCCAGCTCTTCAATTCTTGTACTTCTTTGATCACAGCTTTCAATTGTATAAATTGCGGGGTACTCAAGGAATATGGTGTCCCAGAGCCCCTGTTTTATCCCTGTATAACCGTTGCCCGAGTTGATCTGCATTGCCGGCAGCAAGTCTTATTTgtttccagtgagagttggaccaAGGCTGCCCTTTTTCACCAGTTCTGTTCATAACCTTTATGGGCCAAATTTCTAATCACAGCTAAGGAGTTGAGGGGATCAAGTTTGGCGATCTCAGTATTACATCTCTGCTTCTTGCAGATGGCGTGCTTCTGTTGGCTTCAGCAAGTCACAATATTCAACTCTTACTTGAGGAGTTGACAGCTGAGCAGAGGCATAAAACTACTTTGCTGTGGGGGGATGATAAAGAAAGTAcaaatgttttgcttttggGACACATTTTGACAGTCCAGAGTCTTCAGTCTCCTGTATCTCTTTCTCAGTTGCTCTCTttctaatgttttgttttctttcttctgtAGTGTACATACATACAGATCCCTCAGGTCGAGCACACCCATGCTGTCATCCTGAGTAAGCCAGCTTGGATGTGGGGAGCTGAAATGGGAGCCAACGATCAGGGAGTTTGTATAGGGAATGAGGCAGTCTGGACTCGAGAGGCTGTCATTCCTGGAGATGCTTTGTTGGGCATGGATCTTGTGAGGTAATCTCCTACTGAACATGCTGACGACAGCATCCGGAGCAACTCAAGGTTTCAGTTTTTTGTCAATGATACTTTGATAATAAACTTACTTGAGGAACCATCTTCTAGATCTTCCTAGCAGACATCTGAAGGTTTAGTCCAACATTGACTCGCATTAAGAACTGTTCAAAGGTCCCTCCTCTTCTTCTGCTGAGAATTGTTTGTAACTTTGACCTTGTTATACTGTATCCTTTTTAAGTTAAAGACGACCATGCTTGAGAGAACCATTATTTCTGCCCTGTCAGGCTGGGCCTGGAGCGTGGCGACAGTGCATGGGCGGCTGTCACTGTCATCACTGGCCTGCTGGAGCGGCATGGACAAGGGGGTCAGTGCAGGGAGGATCCAGAACCTTTTAGCTACCATAATACCTTCCTTCTGGTGGACCGAAATGAAGCCTGGGTGCTGGAAACCGCTGGAAGATTGTGGGTGGCACAGAAGATCTCAGGTGATAAGTATTGGCATGTAGATTGTAGGAGTAAATGCTGTTGTAGTGCTTATTAAGTAGGTACTCATTTTCTTTGTAACGCATTACAGTAATATATTACATTTAGACACTAACGACGTAACTCGTAATAAGTGGCCACAAGTGAGCCAGCACCTtatcgtggtggaggggtttgcgtgtcccaatgatcctaggagctatgttgtctggggcttttaTGCCCCTGGGGTCACCCATGGGCAAAAAgatcctaggtgaggggccagactaagcacggctcaaagACCCCAATGATGAGTGATATAAATAGTTTtgcgtttcccttgcccgggcgcgggtcaccggggcccccctctggagccaggcctggaggcggggctcgttggcaagcgcctggtggccgggcctgcgcccatggggcccggccgggcacagcccgaagaggcaacatgggtcccccttcccacgggctcaccaccggtgggaggggccaaaggagtcaggtgcagtgtaggctgggtggcagccggGATGaaatcctgccccaagtggaggagttaaagtatcttggggtcttgttcacgagtgagggcaggatggagcgggaggtcgacaggcggatcggtgcagcgtctgcagtgatgcggactctgtatcgctctgtcgtggtgaagaaagagctgagccaaaaggcaaagctcttgatttaccggtcgatctacgttccaaccctcacctatggtcacgagctttgggtcgtgaccgaaagaacaagatcccggatacaagcggccaaaatgagtttcctccgcagggtgtccgggctctcccttagagatagggtgagaagctcggtcatccgggaggcgttgagaggagccagctgaggtggctcgggcatctggttcggatgcctcctggacgcctccctggggaggtgttccaggcatgtcccgcgggcgggaggccccggggacgacccaggacacgctggagagactatgtctctcggctggcctgggaatgccttgggatccgccggaggagctggttgaagtggctggggagagggaagttaAGGAgagtttccctcctaaagctgctgcccccgcgagtcgacctcggataagcggtagaagatggatggatggatggatggatggatgaaaagcaAATGCtgatttcattttcagtaaataaaaaaaaataataataaaaaaaataaatcatttttattacTTATTCAAATAACCATACTAGGGTTGTCTTTCTTTAACGAAAGGATACCAACAATTTTGTACGTGTGTGTCAATTTCTCATCTCAGAGGGAGTGACAAACATCTCCAACCAGTTGACCATCGGCACAGAGATTTCCGCAGAGCATCCGGAGCTGCGGAGCGTGGCCCAGGCGCAGGGCTGGTGGGATGGTGTAGGAGAGTTTAACTTCTCACAAGTGTTCAGCCCTGAGAAGCAACCTGTCAGGATGGAGCTTTCCAAAAAGCGCTACAAGGGGGGTGCAGAGCTACTACAGCAACATGACGGTGAGTGTCTGTAGGCTTTTAAAGTGCCCAACAAAATCAGTAATGGTTTGTTGAGCGCTGGttgcataaacaaaacaaaacaacaaaaagatatCTTTCAGGAttctcatttatttagttatattTGTACTTGTGCATGCTTGTCACATGCATTACAGTATACTtatagtacaccctgaactggttgccagccaatagaGATCCGGACGTCATGTGACCGTTTCTTTGAATATGCCCCCTGTGGCTGGAAAGTAGTGGCGCCGCGTTAATGGACTACAATGATGAAGAGGGATAAAACTAGCGTTTTTCTGTCAACTTTGATGAAAATTACATGATATAATTGCGTGAAGTGGACAGTTTGGATTGCCGTTGAACGGTCaggatggttttttttgtttgtttttttttcaactcggCGATGCTGCTCCATGGAATTACCTCCTCTCTTGCTGGTGAGTGCTTTCAAACCTGATCATACAAACTAAGGCTTTACAATCCAAATTTATTTCCCCTTTATGTGTGGTCGAAATGTCATCGAAGTTAGCAGTTTTACGCAAGTCTAAGTGTTATTTAGGTACGTTAGCAATTTAGAATTTGCTAAATTGGCCACCGCCGTCATTTATGCCATAAAAAGTCTTtatggtgttggtcagttatGAAATTCAACTGTGTAATATCTATTAAACTGTAGCAGCACAAATGAACGAAACTGGTTATTTCCCCCACATTCTGTGTGTGGTAACTTGCCTGAAGCTAGCCTActctactcaactcaactcaactttatttatatagcactttcaaacagcctgagctgtcacaaagcgctttacagaaacacaaaaaagaaacataacataacataaaacattaacaccaatacaatacaattacaacaaatcaacattcttccatccctacatacgctttgatgtttgatgtttgaagcagttatctcagatccgcacgcaCTGCCGGAGTGCAAGCTTGCCTTGGGCAGTTCAAATGTTGGCGCCCCCTTCCCgccgtgcgccagttgtaatggaaaaccaGCAGTTGCGGTGTGGTGTGGTTGCGTGAGTAGTGATGGTAAACTGAAGCCTCATTAAGCAATGAGGCTTTCCATCCAACTGGGTCGCTCCTGGGCGGA encodes the following:
- the scrn2 gene encoding secernin-2 isoform X2, whose protein sequence is MQFTSWRIFSNFVACCDQSIATCTYIQIPQVEHTHAVILSKPAWMWGAEMGANDQGVCIGNEAVWTREAVIPGDALLGMDLVRLGLERGDSAWAAVTVITGLLERHGQGGQCREDPEPFSYHNTFLLVDRNEAWVLETAGRLWVAQKISEGVTNISNQLTIGTEISAEHPELRSVAQAQGWWDGVGEFNFSQVFSPEKQPVRMELSKKRYKGGAELLQQHDGSVTAEVMMSILRDKSSGICMDSDGFCTTGSMVSILPRDTNLPCIHFFTATPDPSRSIFKPYIFTEDYTPVLGVVSPHFGPDDPVKKQPRFQDQVDRRHDLYKAHQEALNTMETEPDKGLATYEILRDLESQCLSEISAMLSGKIPGDELGTLFFDCVDTEIKFYQ
- the scrn2 gene encoding secernin-2 isoform X3 gives rise to the protein MWGAEMGANDQGVCIGNEAVWTREAVIPGDALLGMDLVRLGLERGDSAWAAVTVITGLLERHGQGGQCREDPEPFSYHNTFLLVDRNEAWVLETAGRLWVAQKISEGVTNISNQLTIGTEISAEHPELRSVAQAQGWWDGVGEFNFSQVFSPEKQPVRMELSKKRYKGGAELLQQHDGSVTAEVMMSILRDKSSGICMDSDGFCTTGSMVSILPRDTNLPCIHFFTATPDPSRSIFKPYIFTEDYTPVLGVVSPHFGPDDPVKKQPRFQDQVDRRHDLYKAHQEALNTMETEPDKGLATYEILRDLESQCLSEISAMLSGKIPGDELGTLFFDCVDTEIKFYQ